A genomic region of Streptomyces rimosus contains the following coding sequences:
- a CDS encoding non-ribosomal peptide synthetase, protein MSTSAHERPGSSPQDVRPSIAYGTAPDTTAQGPDRSDILARYEHWVRSTPEAPAVEDGALSWSYAEIDALASVVADSLRGRVSPGDLVGVCLDRSAALVAVAVGLVRLGAVYLPLGPRPGERRLAAVTERLGVPCLLGDPALLPAAYRTGDTLALPLPLPAEGANAAGSVVAAFRTAPADGAGQAAPPGTFYAVLTSGSTGTPKAVAVGGASLGALLDWYQAYTGAGPGDRHSLLIGVSFDPHVKELWGALTSGGALCVPPEEVRWDPDALTGWWQRAKVSVAVLPTPLAEAVLERPWPELPALRHLMVGGDRLRRRPAPQVTARVHNAYGPAEATVVTTVHHVEADDSDTAPPPIGTPIDGAVVCVTDEAGRVVPRGESGELRIGGGVLSLGYLDADLTAARFVPAPDGVAGTERVYRTGDRVRMRPDGVLDFLGRLDDQVKVSGVRIELAEVEAAFEHHPGVRRAAVAVRTAAGGVNQLVAFVLSVPGEPVPTADELIGEARGWLPEQAVPAVVRFLDRFPLDANGKVDRAALLAAEAAESAEAPDGTAPQTPTEELVLRLCRDLLGAPALGTADNFAAAGGNSLSTARLLTGIEEHCGVRLRAPEVLRQPDLRALAALVDTRRGAADLAGV, encoded by the coding sequence ATGAGTACTTCAGCGCACGAACGTCCCGGCAGCAGCCCGCAGGACGTGCGGCCCAGCATCGCGTACGGCACGGCGCCGGACACCACGGCACAGGGGCCGGACCGCTCGGACATCCTGGCCCGGTACGAGCACTGGGTGCGCAGCACCCCCGAGGCGCCCGCCGTCGAGGACGGCGCTCTGTCGTGGAGCTACGCCGAGATCGACGCGCTGGCGAGCGTCGTGGCCGACTCGCTGCGCGGCCGGGTCTCCCCCGGTGACCTGGTCGGCGTGTGCCTGGACCGCTCCGCCGCGCTGGTCGCGGTGGCGGTCGGGCTTGTCCGGCTGGGCGCCGTCTACCTGCCGCTGGGGCCGCGGCCCGGTGAGCGACGGCTGGCCGCGGTGACCGAACGGCTGGGCGTGCCCTGCCTGCTCGGCGATCCGGCGCTGCTGCCCGCGGCGTACCGTACGGGTGACACGCTCGCGCTGCCGCTGCCGCTGCCCGCCGAGGGGGCCAACGCGGCCGGCAGCGTGGTGGCGGCGTTCCGCACCGCGCCCGCCGACGGCGCCGGGCAGGCCGCGCCGCCGGGCACCTTCTACGCCGTCCTGACCTCCGGTTCGACCGGCACGCCCAAGGCCGTCGCGGTGGGCGGCGCGTCGCTCGGCGCGCTGCTGGACTGGTACCAGGCGTACACCGGCGCCGGCCCCGGGGACCGGCACAGCCTGCTGATCGGCGTCTCCTTCGACCCGCATGTCAAGGAGCTGTGGGGAGCGCTGACCTCGGGCGGTGCGCTGTGCGTGCCGCCGGAGGAGGTGCGCTGGGACCCGGACGCGCTCACCGGCTGGTGGCAGCGCGCGAAGGTGTCCGTCGCCGTGCTGCCCACACCGCTCGCCGAGGCCGTCCTCGAACGCCCCTGGCCCGAACTCCCGGCGCTGCGGCACCTGATGGTGGGCGGCGACCGGCTGCGCCGCAGGCCCGCGCCGCAGGTCACGGCCCGGGTACACAACGCGTACGGCCCCGCCGAGGCCACCGTCGTCACCACGGTGCACCACGTCGAGGCGGACGACTCCGACACCGCTCCCCCGCCGATCGGTACGCCCATCGACGGTGCCGTGGTCTGCGTCACCGACGAGGCGGGCCGCGTGGTGCCGCGCGGCGAGAGCGGTGAGCTGCGCATCGGCGGCGGCGTGCTGTCGCTGGGCTACCTGGACGCCGATCTGACGGCGGCCCGCTTCGTGCCCGCGCCGGACGGCGTGGCCGGGACCGAGCGCGTCTACCGCACCGGCGACCGGGTACGGATGCGCCCGGACGGGGTGCTGGACTTCCTCGGGCGGCTGGACGACCAGGTCAAGGTGAGCGGCGTCCGTATCGAACTCGCCGAGGTTGAGGCCGCGTTCGAGCACCACCCGGGCGTACGGCGGGCCGCGGTCGCGGTCCGGACCGCCGCGGGCGGCGTCAACCAGCTCGTCGCGTTCGTCCTGTCCGTGCCCGGTGAGCCGGTGCCGACCGCGGACGAGCTGATAGGCGAGGCGCGCGGCTGGCTGCCCGAGCAGGCGGTCCCGGCCGTCGTACGGTTCCTCGACCGCTTCCCGCTGGACGCGAACGGGAAGGTCGACCGGGCCGCCCTCCTGGCGGCCGAGGCGGCGGAGAGCGCCGAGGCCCCGGACGGTACGGCACCGCAGACGCCCACCGAGGAACTGGTACTGCGCCTGTGCCGCGACCTGCTCGGCGCTCCGGCGCTCGGCACGGCCGACAACTTCGCGGCGGCGGGCGGCAATTCGCTGTCCACCGCCCGGCTGCTCACCGGCATCGAGGAGCACTGCGGCGTACGCCTGCGGGCGCCCGAGGTGCTGCGGCAGCCCGATCTGCGGGCGCTGGCGGCCCTGGTGGACACCCGGCGCGGCGCCGCCGATCTGGCGGGGGTGTGA
- a CDS encoding acyl-CoA dehydrogenase family protein, producing the protein MSTHPSSVLEADHRELVASFETFIRKELVPLAADLPEDADLPPAELRDYVRRRSAALGFYAGDYPEELGGSGMPFTAVVLLHHAAGRSGCPLAPYALAGSDGPSPLLRHGTEEQIERYLKPLVRGEAVRCLALTEPHAGSDAFQLTTTAVRDTATGEWVLKGRKTFVSNADRADFTLVVASAEGEPTAFVVEAGNPGLRIGQRYDGMSGEPLYELLLEDARVPGDAVIGGPDAVGSALGNGMDSLSRGRLVVAAMCDGIAEYALEQGIAYARERRAFGERIGAYQHVQEHLVTSRAEIEAAKLLTLACARLVDGGTEAPENAALAKLTSSETAVRVVDRALQVHGATGWVRGHPLEFLYRYVRSMTIIEGTSEIQKVIVARSMGLG; encoded by the coding sequence GTGAGCACCCACCCCTCGTCGGTCCTGGAGGCCGACCACCGGGAACTGGTGGCGTCCTTCGAGACGTTCATCCGCAAGGAGCTGGTACCGCTGGCGGCGGACCTGCCGGAGGACGCCGACCTGCCCCCGGCCGAGCTGCGCGACTACGTACGCCGTCGCTCGGCGGCCCTCGGCTTCTACGCGGGCGACTATCCCGAGGAGCTGGGCGGTTCCGGCATGCCGTTCACGGCCGTGGTGCTGCTGCACCACGCGGCGGGCCGCAGCGGCTGCCCCCTCGCGCCGTACGCCCTCGCCGGTTCGGACGGCCCGAGCCCGCTGCTGCGCCACGGTACCGAGGAGCAGATCGAGCGCTATCTGAAGCCGCTGGTGCGCGGCGAGGCGGTGCGCTGTCTGGCGCTGACCGAACCGCACGCCGGATCGGACGCGTTCCAGCTGACCACCACCGCCGTGCGGGACACGGCGACCGGTGAGTGGGTCCTCAAGGGCCGCAAGACCTTTGTGAGCAACGCCGACCGCGCGGACTTCACGCTGGTCGTCGCGTCGGCCGAGGGCGAGCCGACCGCCTTCGTGGTGGAGGCGGGCAACCCTGGGCTGCGGATCGGGCAGCGCTACGACGGCATGTCCGGCGAGCCGCTGTACGAACTCCTGCTGGAGGACGCGCGGGTGCCGGGCGACGCGGTGATCGGCGGTCCGGACGCCGTCGGTTCGGCGCTCGGCAACGGCATGGACAGCCTGTCCCGGGGGCGGCTGGTGGTGGCCGCGATGTGCGACGGCATCGCCGAGTACGCGCTGGAGCAGGGCATCGCGTATGCCCGTGAGCGGCGGGCCTTCGGCGAGCGCATCGGCGCGTACCAGCATGTGCAGGAGCACCTGGTGACCAGCCGCGCGGAGATCGAGGCGGCCAAGCTGCTGACACTGGCCTGCGCGCGGCTGGTGGACGGCGGCACGGAGGCGCCGGAGAACGCGGCGCTGGCCAAGCTGACCTCGTCGGAGACGGCGGTGCGGGTGGTGGACCGGGCCCTTCAGGTGCACGGCGCCACGGGCTGGGTGCGCGGGCACCCGCTGGAGTTCCTGTACCGCTATGTCCGGTCGATGACGATCATCGAGGGCACCTCGGAGATCCAGAAGGTGATCGTCGCCCGGTCCATGGGTCTCGGCTGA
- a CDS encoding condensation domain-containing protein yields the protein MTTASDTAREAALLRIARQRQAAKRDGAAHEAAAGPAGPAPLSSAQRRMWLMDRLGGSGAAYHVPFATRVRGPFDPQALGRALTALVRRHEVLRTRYGQCDGEPYQEATDAAPVPVEVVPAEGDAAELLREAAARPFDLTGGPVLRALVVRHAAEDHTVLLTLHHIAIDGGSLAVVARELSTLYGAAVGGDEALSGTLPGPAPQYADFARREHAAMDVLESGLEYWLRRLAGARPVPLPAPAAGSGAAARRGEAALLAEPLPPAVLEGLRATGREHRSTLFTVVLAAAYATVLAATGSTDLVLGCASSHRDRADVRDLVGLCVNTLPVRVDAQDAGVFGELLDRVRDALLEAQQHRDVPFDLIVERLGAAARGADGQPLVDVTADVVRAPIALDLPGLVSEPVEIDLGTAKFGLGFYVEEDRSDGGPPRCLVQYDRARLDEPTARQLLRGFADLLAAVAANPGHPLPEAGVRAAHPAELFLRDRPEVAEAVLLETDGGRPLAYVVPSGVGTLEPMGLRAALRSRLAPELVPAAVTVLDALPRTADGTVDHARLPGAPASAAPVIAGGPREQAVLEAFSELLGRRPAPDADFFLLGGHSLMAVQLADRLRERLGLPLTGLDVMEHRSPRAIAALLDGRDQERAAALAAVRTAARPATPAHGASRTTAARTGTVLVTGATGGVGSFVLRELAARGIPVRALARPESAHLLAADGIEVAEGDLSDPDSLRAAAAGADAVIHAACTFTSPEVDLAAMRAVLDGWRRGAFVFVSSVDAYGQPPVTDVTAETPPAGPFTAYGRAKLDCERMLLEAAGTGGRGGATVARVPIVWGPHARLRDQLRWGATGQFFQAARGGEPIELPARDRGWYGAPWVHGAALARALVSCVERPSGGVVNTVGGHVDWRDFAAELIRLLGSSSEIHATHAGPADDQHPAPSPDFLLHHRRRYRPAAALAGELAERPGEDWRSVLAAMLKH from the coding sequence ATGACCACCGCTTCGGACACCGCACGCGAGGCGGCGCTGCTGCGGATCGCCCGGCAGCGGCAGGCCGCGAAGCGCGACGGCGCGGCGCACGAGGCCGCCGCGGGCCCGGCCGGACCCGCTCCGCTCTCCTCCGCGCAGCGCCGGATGTGGCTGATGGACCGGCTCGGCGGCAGCGGCGCCGCGTACCACGTGCCGTTCGCCACCCGGGTGCGCGGGCCGTTCGACCCGCAGGCCCTGGGCCGGGCGCTGACCGCTCTCGTCCGGCGGCACGAGGTGCTGCGCACGCGGTACGGGCAGTGCGACGGCGAGCCGTATCAGGAGGCGACGGACGCGGCGCCGGTACCGGTCGAGGTGGTTCCGGCGGAGGGTGACGCGGCGGAGCTGCTGCGGGAGGCCGCGGCGCGCCCCTTCGATCTGACGGGCGGCCCGGTGCTGCGCGCCCTCGTCGTACGGCATGCCGCGGAGGACCACACCGTACTGCTGACGCTGCATCACATCGCGATCGATGGCGGGTCGTTGGCGGTCGTGGCGCGCGAGCTGAGCACGCTGTACGGGGCTGCCGTCGGCGGCGATGAGGCACTGTCCGGAACGCTGCCGGGCCCGGCGCCCCAGTACGCGGACTTCGCCCGCCGGGAGCACGCGGCCATGGACGTGCTGGAAAGCGGGCTGGAGTACTGGCTCAGGCGCCTCGCGGGTGCCCGGCCGGTGCCGCTGCCCGCCCCGGCGGCCGGTTCCGGCGCCGCGGCCCGGCGCGGGGAGGCGGCGCTGCTCGCCGAGCCGCTGCCGCCCGCCGTCCTCGAAGGGCTGCGGGCGACGGGCCGCGAGCACCGGAGCACCCTGTTCACCGTCGTCCTGGCCGCCGCGTACGCCACCGTGCTGGCGGCGACGGGCTCCACCGACCTGGTGCTCGGGTGCGCCAGCAGCCACCGCGACCGCGCGGACGTGCGCGACCTGGTCGGCCTGTGCGTCAACACCCTGCCCGTGCGGGTGGACGCGCAGGACGCCGGGGTGTTCGGCGAGCTGCTGGACCGGGTGCGGGACGCGCTGCTGGAGGCGCAGCAGCACCGCGACGTGCCATTCGACCTGATCGTCGAGCGGCTGGGGGCGGCGGCCCGCGGGGCGGACGGCCAGCCGCTGGTGGATGTCACGGCGGACGTGGTGCGGGCACCGATCGCCCTGGATCTGCCCGGGTTGGTGAGCGAACCGGTCGAGATCGATCTGGGGACGGCCAAGTTCGGTCTCGGTTTCTACGTGGAGGAGGACCGGAGCGACGGCGGGCCGCCGCGCTGCCTGGTGCAGTACGACCGGGCGCGGCTCGACGAGCCGACGGCCCGGCAACTGCTGCGCGGCTTCGCGGACCTGCTGGCGGCGGTCGCCGCGAACCCCGGCCATCCGCTGCCCGAGGCCGGTGTCCGGGCGGCCCACCCGGCCGAGCTGTTCCTCAGGGACCGGCCGGAGGTGGCGGAGGCCGTCCTGCTGGAGACCGACGGTGGGCGGCCGCTCGCGTACGTCGTGCCCAGCGGCGTGGGCACGCTCGAACCGATGGGCCTGCGGGCCGCGTTGCGTTCGCGGCTGGCGCCGGAGCTGGTCCCGGCCGCGGTGACGGTCCTGGACGCGCTGCCGCGTACGGCTGACGGCACCGTGGACCATGCTCGGCTGCCGGGCGCACCGGCGTCGGCCGCACCCGTGATCGCCGGTGGGCCACGCGAACAGGCCGTACTGGAGGCGTTCTCCGAGCTGCTGGGGCGGCGGCCCGCTCCGGACGCGGACTTCTTCCTGCTCGGCGGGCATTCGCTGATGGCGGTGCAGTTGGCCGACCGGTTGCGCGAACGGCTGGGCCTGCCGCTGACCGGCCTCGACGTGATGGAGCACCGCAGCCCGCGCGCGATCGCCGCCCTGCTCGACGGGCGGGACCAGGAGCGCGCGGCAGCGCTGGCCGCCGTACGGACCGCGGCCCGGCCGGCGACTCCGGCACACGGCGCCTCCCGCACCACCGCGGCCCGCACCGGAACGGTCCTGGTCACCGGCGCCACCGGCGGCGTGGGCTCGTTCGTGCTGCGGGAGCTGGCGGCGCGCGGCATCCCCGTACGGGCCCTGGCGCGGCCCGAATCGGCGCACCTCCTGGCGGCCGACGGAATCGAGGTGGCCGAAGGGGACCTGAGCGATCCGGACAGCCTGCGGGCGGCCGCGGCCGGGGCGGACGCGGTGATCCACGCCGCCTGCACCTTCACCTCCCCGGAGGTGGACCTCGCGGCGATGCGGGCGGTGCTGGACGGCTGGCGGCGGGGCGCCTTCGTCTTCGTCAGCAGCGTGGACGCGTACGGGCAGCCGCCGGTCACCGACGTGACCGCGGAGACCCCGCCGGCGGGTCCGTTCACCGCGTACGGGCGGGCCAAGCTCGACTGCGAGCGGATGCTGCTGGAAGCCGCCGGGACGGGCGGGCGGGGCGGGGCCACCGTCGCACGGGTGCCCATCGTGTGGGGACCGCACGCCCGGCTGCGCGACCAACTGCGCTGGGGCGCGACCGGACAATTCTTCCAGGCGGCGCGCGGCGGCGAGCCGATCGAGCTGCCCGCGCGGGACCGCGGCTGGTACGGCGCGCCCTGGGTGCATGGTGCCGCGCTGGCCCGCGCGCTGGTCAGCTGTGTGGAACGGCCGTCCGGCGGCGTCGTGAACACGGTCGGCGGCCATGTCGACTGGCGGGACTTCGCCGCCGAGCTGATCCGCCTGCTCGGCAGCTCCAGCGAAATCCACGCCACGCACGCGGGCCCGGCGGACGATCAGCACCCGGCCCCGAGCCCTGACTTTCTCCTGCACCACCGCCGCCGCTACCGCCCCGCCGCCGCACTCGCCGGCGAACTGGCGGAGCGTCCGGGCGAGGACTGGAGGTCGGTGCTGGCCGCGATGCTGAAGCACTGA
- a CDS encoding urease accessory protein UreD: MTLAPPERARPQAPEPLPAAGPVPHGLRATARITARAGADGVTGLPVLDGDGPIALRRVRSYGTQATVCVVGAMSAPLGGDRLRIEVTAEDGADLRVTAAAATVALPGRVPGHATYDVELTVGEGARLEWLPEPLISAEGSDLRMTTTVHLAPTARLLLREEQVLGRSGERPGRLRSRLTVHRAGNTLLDQETAYGPGAPGWDTGAVLGGHRAVGQLLAAGPEFEEKPAEVRVLGGAPGEGQGVRTPLAGPAALTTAVAPDALRVRRLLEAGG; encoded by the coding sequence ATGACCCTCGCGCCCCCCGAACGGGCCCGGCCGCAGGCCCCCGAACCGCTCCCGGCGGCCGGCCCGGTGCCGCACGGCCTGCGCGCCACGGCCCGTATCACCGCGCGGGCCGGCGCGGACGGCGTGACCGGCCTGCCCGTCCTGGACGGTGACGGCCCGATCGCGTTGCGCCGCGTCCGCTCGTACGGAACGCAGGCCACGGTGTGCGTCGTCGGAGCCATGAGCGCGCCGCTGGGCGGAGACCGGCTGCGCATCGAGGTGACCGCCGAGGACGGCGCCGACCTGCGCGTCACGGCGGCCGCGGCGACCGTCGCGCTGCCGGGGCGCGTCCCCGGGCACGCCACGTACGACGTGGAACTGACCGTCGGCGAGGGCGCCCGGCTGGAATGGCTCCCCGAACCGCTCATCTCCGCCGAAGGCAGCGATCTGCGGATGACGACGACCGTCCACCTCGCACCCACCGCACGCCTGCTCCTGCGCGAAGAACAGGTCCTGGGACGCAGCGGCGAACGGCCCGGCCGACTGCGCAGCCGCCTCACCGTCCACCGCGCCGGGAACACGCTCCTCGACCAGGAAACGGCCTACGGCCCAGGCGCTCCGGGCTGGGACACCGGCGCGGTGCTCGGCGGTCACCGAGCCGTCGGTCAACTGCTCGCCGCAGGGCCGGAGTTCGAGGAGAAGCCCGCTGAGGTCCGGGTGCTCGGCGGGGCGCCGGGTGAGGGTCAGGGCGTGCGCACGCCGCTCGCCGGGCCCGCCGCGCTGACCACGGCCGTGGCCCCGGACGCGCTGCGGGTGCGGCGTTTGCTGGAGGCGGGCGGGTAG
- a CDS encoding amidase, which yields MQGAEYVSHDAVGLAELVARGEVTPAELEAAAREAARAVNPRINAVVETWPTDDRPAPGSAPLAGVPFLIKDIGVAMAGRRMELGSRLAEGNVAGADSFLMRRFRRAGLVTFGRTATPEMAYSNTTEPVLYGATRNPWDLARSAGGSSGGAGAAVAAGVVPIAHATDAAGSIRIPAACNGLFGLKPTRGRVSMGPGFDEVFNGLAVQGSVSRTVRDSAVLLDQIRGPEPGDPYYAPEPSRPYAEEVTRHPGALRIGVLTHAWGGHRTTAPVADALSRTVRLLESLGHQVEEAEVDLGVDWEEFLLASARQWTANLAASIDELAAAFGRPVDSSTLEPPILAGYHYGQRVSGAQFVTALEARNRVARSLARSFDAYDVLLTPTLPELPVPLGTHAEGAEALDGLGWLRRLFDISPFTVAFNVAGTPAMSVPLTADAGTGLPVGMQFAAGYGLEGRLFRLAGQLEQASPWSGRTPAVWAGDHPGR from the coding sequence GTGCAAGGTGCCGAGTACGTGAGCCACGACGCGGTCGGGCTGGCGGAGCTGGTGGCCCGGGGCGAGGTGACCCCCGCCGAACTGGAGGCCGCCGCACGTGAGGCCGCGCGGGCGGTCAACCCGCGGATCAACGCCGTCGTGGAGACGTGGCCGACCGACGACCGGCCCGCCCCCGGCAGCGCTCCGCTGGCCGGTGTGCCTTTCCTGATCAAGGACATCGGGGTCGCCATGGCCGGGCGGCGCATGGAGTTGGGCAGCCGCCTCGCGGAAGGCAACGTCGCCGGCGCCGACTCCTTCCTGATGCGGCGCTTCCGCCGCGCCGGGCTGGTGACGTTCGGGCGTACGGCGACACCGGAGATGGCGTACAGCAACACGACGGAACCGGTGCTGTACGGCGCGACCCGCAACCCGTGGGACCTCGCGCGCAGCGCGGGCGGATCGAGCGGAGGCGCGGGCGCGGCGGTCGCCGCCGGGGTGGTCCCGATCGCCCACGCCACCGACGCCGCTGGCTCGATCCGGATACCCGCCGCCTGCAACGGCCTCTTCGGGCTCAAGCCCACCCGCGGCCGGGTCTCCATGGGCCCCGGCTTCGACGAGGTCTTCAACGGCCTGGCCGTACAGGGCAGCGTCAGCCGGACCGTACGCGACAGTGCGGTGCTGCTCGACCAGATCCGCGGCCCGGAACCGGGCGACCCCTACTACGCCCCGGAGCCGTCGCGGCCGTACGCGGAGGAAGTCACCCGCCATCCCGGCGCCCTGCGCATCGGTGTCCTCACCCACGCATGGGGCGGACACCGCACCACCGCACCCGTGGCCGACGCGCTCTCCCGCACCGTACGTCTGCTGGAATCCCTCGGCCACCAGGTGGAAGAGGCCGAGGTCGACCTCGGGGTCGACTGGGAGGAATTCCTCCTGGCCAGTGCCCGCCAGTGGACGGCGAACCTCGCGGCCTCCATCGACGAACTGGCCGCCGCCTTCGGCCGGCCCGTCGACTCCTCGACCCTCGAACCGCCCATCCTCGCCGGCTACCACTACGGGCAGCGGGTCAGCGGCGCGCAGTTCGTCACCGCGCTCGAAGCCCGCAACCGGGTCGCCCGCAGCCTGGCACGCTCCTTCGACGCCTACGACGTGCTGCTCACCCCGACCCTGCCGGAGCTGCCCGTGCCCTTGGGCACGCATGCCGAGGGCGCCGAGGCACTGGACGGTCTGGGCTGGCTGCGCCGCCTCTTCGACATCTCGCCGTTCACCGTGGCGTTCAATGTGGCGGGTACGCCCGCCATGTCCGTGCCGCTGACGGCCGACGCCGGGACGGGGCTTCCGGTGGGGATGCAGTTCGCCGCCGGTTACGGGCTCGAAGGCCGCCTCTTCCGCCTCGCCGGACAGCTCGAACAGGCAAGCCCGTGGTCGGGCAGGACTCCCGCGGTGTGGGCAGGGGACCACCCGGGCCGCTGA
- a CDS encoding TetR/AcrR family transcriptional regulator — MASTVRRPSRVAKLPPRERILDAAEELFQSEGISRVGVQAIAEKAETTKMAIYRHFDTKDALVAEWLRIVAADYQAAFDRAETEHPGQPREQILALARFIADGLPKISHRGCPFINSLAELPDRSHPARQVIEEHKARQTRRLTAMCAGAGLPDPEQTAAEITFVLEGAQVSTQNGSIDRAGDRLMRMVEGIVDRNGSQRSSRAASGLD; from the coding sequence ATGGCATCGACCGTCAGAAGGCCGAGCAGGGTGGCGAAACTGCCGCCCCGCGAGCGCATCCTCGACGCGGCGGAGGAGCTCTTCCAGAGCGAGGGCATCAGTCGGGTGGGCGTCCAGGCGATCGCCGAGAAGGCCGAGACCACCAAGATGGCGATCTACCGGCACTTCGACACCAAGGACGCGCTGGTCGCGGAGTGGCTGCGGATCGTCGCCGCCGACTACCAGGCGGCCTTCGACCGGGCCGAGACCGAACACCCCGGCCAACCCCGTGAACAGATCCTGGCCCTGGCCCGCTTCATCGCTGACGGACTCCCGAAGATCTCCCACCGGGGCTGCCCGTTCATCAACTCCCTCGCCGAACTCCCCGACCGCTCCCACCCCGCACGGCAGGTCATCGAGGAACACAAGGCCCGCCAGACCCGCAGACTGACCGCCATGTGCGCCGGAGCCGGACTGCCCGACCCCGAGCAGACCGCGGCCGAGATCACTTTCGTGCTCGAAGGAGCGCAGGTCAGTACGCAGAACGGCAGCATCGATCGGGCGGGGGATCGACTGATGCGCATGGTCGAGGGGATCGTGGACCGGAACGGCTCCCAGCGATCGTCAAGGGCCGCATCCGGGCTCGACTGA
- a CDS encoding non-ribosomal peptide synthetase, whose protein sequence is MTSIDAGLPGLISHYARTTPDALAVTDGETTLTYAGLEAAARDFAQVLRERGIRPGDAVGVLLPHSVPTVVTQLAVWCAGGHYVPLDPDYPPPRIATMLETAGAVLTVGSKDLTEAAGIPGDRALLPPAGSEQAGDATPFAEYDPDAVAYVMFTSGSTGRPKGVAVTHRGIAGLAHRPEYVTITPRDRVLFHSPVTFDASAFEVWGALANGAAVAVSTADRLSPTGLARDAERLGATVTVLTTALFHHLAARRSPLFGVLRGVLAGGEALSAQHARSVLRAHPWLELVNGYGPTEATTFATAHRVTDADCDGPPPIGRPVAGTTAYVMDEHGEPVAPGVRGELWLGGPRLALGYVGQPDRTAERFVDHPAAGRLYRTGDVVSARPDGTLDFHGRTDDQIKVRGFRIEPGEIEHALREHAGVADAAVVVQRPAPDDARLVAFVVPEDGAAPGAAALRAHLEERLPAHLVPNVWGFVDALPMTGVGKVDRRALAERPVDGDGTDSPPAPAASLSPLQQVVADLWSQALGFPVDDPAADFIALGGHSLLALCVVEDLREDLGVEMSLADFFAAPTVAAQAAHVEQALLRLHEGPGTPDDAPSPSVVEDPR, encoded by the coding sequence ATGACCAGCATCGATGCCGGTCTGCCCGGCCTCATCTCGCACTACGCCCGCACCACCCCCGACGCCCTCGCCGTGACCGATGGCGAGACCACACTGACGTACGCCGGGCTTGAGGCGGCGGCCCGCGACTTCGCGCAGGTGCTGCGCGAGCGGGGCATACGTCCCGGCGATGCCGTCGGCGTCCTGCTGCCGCACTCGGTGCCCACCGTGGTCACCCAGCTCGCCGTCTGGTGCGCGGGCGGGCACTACGTACCGCTCGACCCCGACTATCCCCCGCCACGCATCGCCACCATGCTGGAAACGGCCGGTGCGGTCCTGACCGTCGGGAGCAAGGACCTGACGGAGGCGGCGGGCATCCCCGGGGACCGGGCGCTGCTGCCGCCCGCCGGATCGGAGCAGGCCGGGGACGCCACGCCGTTCGCGGAGTACGACCCGGACGCCGTCGCGTACGTGATGTTCACCTCCGGCTCGACCGGGCGGCCCAAGGGCGTGGCCGTCACCCACCGGGGCATCGCGGGCCTGGCCCACCGGCCCGAGTACGTGACGATCACGCCGCGCGACCGGGTGCTGTTCCACTCCCCCGTCACCTTCGACGCTTCGGCCTTCGAGGTGTGGGGCGCGCTGGCGAACGGCGCGGCGGTGGCGGTCTCCACCGCCGACCGGCTCTCGCCGACCGGCCTGGCGCGGGACGCGGAGCGCCTGGGCGCGACCGTCACCGTGCTGACCACCGCGCTCTTCCACCACCTGGCGGCCCGGCGCTCGCCGCTCTTCGGGGTGCTGCGGGGCGTACTGGCGGGCGGCGAGGCGCTGTCCGCGCAGCACGCGCGCTCCGTACTGCGGGCGCATCCGTGGCTGGAGCTGGTCAACGGCTACGGACCGACCGAGGCGACCACCTTCGCCACCGCGCACCGCGTCACCGACGCCGACTGCGACGGCCCGCCGCCCATCGGACGGCCGGTCGCCGGGACGACCGCGTACGTCATGGACGAGCACGGCGAGCCGGTGGCGCCGGGCGTACGCGGCGAGTTGTGGCTCGGCGGGCCGCGGCTGGCGCTCGGTTACGTCGGGCAGCCGGACCGTACGGCGGAACGCTTCGTCGACCACCCGGCGGCCGGGCGGCTCTACCGCACCGGCGATGTGGTCTCGGCGCGGCCCGACGGCACGCTGGACTTCCACGGCCGGACCGACGACCAGATCAAGGTCCGTGGCTTCCGTATCGAGCCGGGCGAGATCGAGCACGCGCTGCGCGAGCACGCCGGGGTCGCCGACGCGGCCGTGGTCGTGCAGCGGCCGGCGCCGGACGACGCGCGGCTGGTGGCCTTCGTCGTGCCGGAGGACGGCGCGGCGCCCGGGGCCGCCGCGCTCCGCGCGCATCTGGAGGAGCGGCTGCCCGCGCACCTCGTACCCAACGTGTGGGGCTTCGTGGACGCGCTGCCGATGACGGGTGTGGGGAAGGTGGACCGGCGGGCGCTGGCCGAACGGCCGGTGGACGGGGATGGCACCGACAGCCCTCCTGCTCCTGCCGCCTCCCTCTCCCCCCTCCAGCAGGTGGTCGCCGACCTGTGGAGCCAGGCCCTCGGCTTCCCCGTCGATGATCCCGCCGCCGACTTCATCGCGCTCGGCGGGCACTCGCTGCTGGCGCTGTGTGTTGTGGAGGACCTGCGCGAGGACCTGGGCGTGGAGATGTCGCTCGCCGACTTCTTCGCCGCTCCCACGGTCGCCGCGCAGGCGGCCCACGTCGAACAGGCCCTGCTGCGCCTGCACGAGGGCCCCGGCACGCCCGACGACGCCCCGTCCCCGTCCGTTGTGGAGGACCCCCGATGA